Proteins from one Xenopus tropicalis strain Nigerian chromosome 1, UCB_Xtro_10.0, whole genome shotgun sequence genomic window:
- the ggt5 gene encoding glutathione hydrolase 5 proenzyme: MAHDSQEHRSTRELEEQIHLQESKNKVTQTEYVIRGAKGSAKMSKFQRRCCISTFLFLLVLAVVISVTVVILRQQQQQKKVGCTGGFLHGAVAADSLVCSEIGRDILKEGGSPVDAAIAALLCTSVINPQSMGLGGGVIFTIYNASTGLVEVINARETVPKSSTLDLTQCKEHKSFFKTGAQWIGVPGELRGYEVAHQRHGRLPWKSLFQPTIKLVTEGVKLSSITSRFLKNTDIKSLISKNSVCKLLCKGQDLVTEGQSLNFTQLAHTLRVVSEKGADAFYQGPIAEQMLEDLKSQGSNLTQDDLTNYKVLIGRALNVSLANHTLYSAQPPAGGALLSFILKVLEGYNFSESSIQNKRAQIETYHRIAEAMKFANGQKIKMADFGMKRMEELKETVLSETFAQQIRERINDYGNHSLSYYSLNGPHSESFGTSHISVISQDGSAVSATSSINQIFGSMVYSPQTGIVFNNQLADFCSGEKVIITGERPPSSMAPSILLSDDKKSQLVIGASGGSYIISSTALAIVNTLWFGVDLKKAISDPILHVTGDYKLVFESTFSKDVQAGLQERGHQIDSSMFFNVVQGALKKDTCLFAYSDQRKKGEAAGY, translated from the exons ATGGCACACGACAGCCAGGAACACAGGAGTACAAGGGAACTGGAAGAACAGATTCATTTGCAAGAGTCCAAAAACAAAGTAACACAGACAGAATATGTAATAAGAGGAGCAAAGGGATCTGCCAAGATGTCTAAATTCCAGAGGCGGTGTTGCATTTCGACTTTCCTTTTCTTGCTGGTCCTGGCTGTGGTAATCTCAGTCACTGTGGTAATactcaggcagcagcagcagcagaagaagGTGGGCTGTACAGGGGGATTTCTGCATGGAGCTGTGGCTGCCGATTCCTTGGTGTGCTCCGAAATTGGCAG GGACATCTTAAAAGAAGGAGGGTCTCCAGTGGATGCTGCCATTGCTGCTTTGCTATGTACTTCAGTAATAAACCCCCAAAGTATGGGGCTTGGTGGAGGTGTGATTTTCACCATATATAATGCTTCTACAG GGCTGGTGGAGGTTATCAATGCCAGAGAGACAGTGCCCAAGAGTTCTACGCTAGATCTTACACAATGTAAAGAGCATAAATCCTTCTTTAAAACAG gtgCTCAGTGGATTGGGGTTCCTGGGGAGCTTCGAGGATATGAAGTTGCTCACCAGAGACATGGTCGCTTACCATGGAAATCTCTGTTTCAACCAACAATCAAACTGGTGACAGAAGGGGTGAAACTCTCATCAATCACAAGCAGGTTTCTTAAAAACACAGATATTAAAAGTCTTATTTCAAAGAACTCAGTTTG CAAGCTGCTTTGCAAGGGCCAGGATCTGGTGACGGAGGGACAGAGTCTGAACTTCACCCAACTGGCTCACACTCTGCGTGTAGTGTCAGAGAAAGGAGCAGATGCCTTCTACCAGGGGCCTATAGCAGAACAAATGTTGGAGGATCTAAAGAGTCAAG GAAGTAATTTGACACAGGATGATTTGACAAATTATAAGGTACTCATAGGAAGAGCTCTGAATGTGTCATTGGCAAATCACACTTTGTACTCTGCACAACCGCCGGCTGGGGGAGCTTTGCTCAGCTTTATTCTCAAGGTTCTAGAAG GGTATAATTTTTCTGAGAGCTCCATTCAAAATAAGAGGGCACAAATAGAGACCTACCATCGTATTGCTGAAGCCATGAAATTTGCCAATGGACAGAAGATAAAAATGGCAGACTTTGGGATGAAACGGATGGAGGAG CTCAAGGAAACCGTATTGTCGGAGACGTTTGCTCAGCAGATCCGGGAGCGGATTAATGATTACGGTAATCATTCGCTCAGTTATTATTCTTTGAATGGCCCACATTCAGAGTCCTTTGGCACGTCTCACATCTCTGTCATAAGTCAGGATGGGAGTGCAGTATCCGCCACCAGCTCCATCAATCAAAT CTTTGGTTCCATGGTATATTCCCCACAAACCGGGATTGTATTTAATAACCAGCTAGCAGACTTTTGCTCTGGAGAAAAAGTCATCATTACAG GGGAGCGTCCTCCATCTTCTAtggctcccagcatcctcttatCCGATGACAAGAAATCTCAGTTGGTTATTGGTGCATCTGGAGGAAGTTACATCATAAGCTCCACAGCTCTG gCTATTGTGAACACACTTTGGTTTGGAGTTGACCTCAAAAAAGCCATCTCTGATCCCATCCTCCATGTCACCGGGGATTATAAACTTGTCTTTGAAAGCACATTCAGTAAG GATGTGCAGGCAGGATTGCAGGAAAGAGGACACCAGATTGACTCTTCAATGTTCTTCAATGTGGTCCAAGGAGCACttaaaaaggacacttgtctgttTGCATATTCTGACCAAAGAAAAAAgggggaggctgcagggtatTAG